The following DNA comes from Alienimonas californiensis.
TGACGTACTCCGAGAGCGGGTCCCGGCCGTGCCGTTTGATGTAGAACGCCCGCCCGCCGACCGGATCGCCGACAGTCGCGTCGAACTCGAACCGGGCCGTCACCCGCTGTTTAACGTGCCGGGCGACCTCCGTCGGCTCCAGCCGATCGAACGCGGCGCAGGTCGTCAGGTTCTGTTCCCGCAGCCAGTCGGCGAAGGCGACGTTGACCGTCAGCCGGCCGTCGTCCCAGCGCTCGGTGACGATCGTTTGCGGGGCCGGCGTGGTGGCGGTCGGGGCGTCGGCGGGCGTCATGCCGCCCTCCGGTTCGACTCCGCGTCGCCGGCGCGCGGTTCGCCGTCGGGCCGCGGCAGGGCGGCGAGCGTTTCCTGCAACCGCCGCTTGAGGTCGTGCCGCTGGGCATCGGCGGCGGCGGCCTCGCTCATGCGGCGCCGCAGGTCGGGGCCGTCGATCAGCCGGGCGATGCGGTCGGCGAGGGCCTCCGTCGCCCAGGGGGAGTCGATCACGAAGCCGTCCACGCCCTCCGTCAGCAACTCGCCGGCGCCGTTCTGGCGGGTGGTGACGACCGGCAGCCCGGCGACCTGCGCCTCGGCGACGACCAACGCCCCGGGGTCGTAGAACGTGGGAAACGCCAGCAGCTCGCAGCCGGCGTAGGCGTCCCGCGGGTCGGAGACCGGCCCGATCCAGCGGACCCGGTCGGCAATGCCCAGCCGTTCGGCGATCGCTTCGTAGCACCCCGTCTTCGGACTGCCGCAGACGACCAGGGCCGCCGTCGGCCGGGACGGGGCCAGCTGGGCGAACGCCTGCAACAGCGGTTCGAGTCCCTTCAACGCATAGTTCCAGGCGATGAACAGGGCGGCGACGTCGCTCTCCGCCAGCTTTGCTCGCTGGCGGAAGCGGGCGCGACGCTCCGCCGTCTCGGCGGGCGTGGGCGGTTCGTCCGGCAGGCGGATGCCGTTGGGCACCACGGCGATGCGGTCGGCCGGCACGCCATGGAACCGGCGAAAGTGTTCCGCGACCATCGCGCTGGGGGCGATCACGAACGGCCCGACCTCACCCCCCGGCTCGCCCGGCCGGTTCCCGCCGAAGGCCTGCCGGTCGATCCAGCGGTAGCCGATCTGCGTGGGGTTGAGCCGCTTGCCGAGGCTCCACCACGCCCGCCGCAGCGGGGAGCGGAACCGGGCCCGGTTGTACTCCAGCGTGCCGGGGTGGGCGCCGGCGACGGCGATCAACACGTCTTGGGCGTAGGTCTTGTTAAAGCCGATCGTCAGATCGAAGTCCCCGGCCCGCACCGCGGCCGCGGCGGCCTGTGCGAAGCGGACCGCCCGCAACCAGCGCACCCGGCCCAGCGGGCCGAGCGACAGCAGTTCGACCCGCACGCCCGGCGGCAGATCGAGCCCGCCGGCCTTGCGGGCGAAGATGGCGACCTCGTGTCCCGCGTCGTGCATCACCCGGGCGAACATCGCCACGGTGCTCTCCGCCCCGCCGAACCCGGAGCCGACCTTCTCGATGGTCAACGCGATCTTCACGGAGGTCCGCAGCGGAGCGAAATGAGGCGGTCTTCCACCCACCCGACGCGTCCGCGAGGCCGCCGGAAACCGTTCGGCTAACGCCCTCGCTGACGCGTCGGGTTGGTGGTGAGTGGTCGTCAGGCGGCGCGGCGGGCGAGCGGCGGGGCCGCCGACGCCGTCGTCGAGCCGGCCGACAGGGCCTCCCGCACCGCGGCGAAGACGCGGTCCGGCGAGAGTTCCTGCATGCACTTGTGGTGCCCCAGCGGACAGGTCCGCTGCTGGCAGGGGCCGCAGTCCACGGGCAACTGGAGGTGCGTGGCGTTCGGGTGGAACGTCTCGCTCCAGGCGATGTGCGTGGGGCCAAACAGGGTGACGGCCGGCGTGCCCAGCGGGCCGGCGAAGTGCCGGGGGCCGCTGTCGGTCGTCACCAGCAGGTCGGCGGCCCGCACGGCGGCCTTGGTCAGCCCGATCGAGAGCTTGCGGTCGCCTTCCGCGGAGACCCCAACGCTGACCACCCGCGGGTCGTCGGCGAGGGCGGCGATCTCCGCGGCGATCGGGCGTTCGCTCGGCCCGCACAGCGCCAGCACAGCCCGGCCCTGCGTGGCGGCGATGCGGCGGGCCAGGTCGGCGAAGTGGGCCGTCGGCCAGTGCTTCGCCGCTCCGAAGGCGCCGCCGGGGTTCAGGGCGACGAATCCGTCG
Coding sequences within:
- a CDS encoding glycosyltransferase family 4 protein, which encodes MKIALTIEKVGSGFGGAESTVAMFARVMHDAGHEVAIFARKAGGLDLPPGVRVELLSLGPLGRVRWLRAVRFAQAAAAAVRAGDFDLTIGFNKTYAQDVLIAVAGAHPGTLEYNRARFRSPLRRAWWSLGKRLNPTQIGYRWIDRQAFGGNRPGEPGGEVGPFVIAPSAMVAEHFRRFHGVPADRIAVVPNGIRLPDEPPTPAETAERRARFRQRAKLAESDVAALFIAWNYALKGLEPLLQAFAQLAPSRPTAALVVCGSPKTGCYEAIAERLGIADRVRWIGPVSDPRDAYAGCELLAFPTFYDPGALVVAEAQVAGLPVVTTRQNGAGELLTEGVDGFVIDSPWATEALADRIARLIDGPDLRRRMSEAAAADAQRHDLKRRLQETLAALPRPDGEPRAGDAESNRRAA
- the waaF gene encoding lipopolysaccharide heptosyltransferase II is translated as MIARGPLQPKNVHTLAAFLPNWVGDAVMATPALRALRARFADARVVAVCRPPVGDVLAGTGLADEIVALPKAKRAAWRASRSLRRNRADLAVLFPNSLRSAAIARVAGARRTLGFDRDGRRWLLTDPVAMGDRSTPSPTLLSYNKLAKAAGCDDPGTRTELAVQPADEAAFAAVLHDYPVLRDGFVALNPGGAFGAAKHWPTAHFADLARRIAATQGRAVLALCGPSERPIAAEIAALADDPRVVSVGVSAEGDRKLSIGLTKAAVRAADLLVTTDSGPRHFAGPLGTPAVTLFGPTHIAWSETFHPNATHLQLPVDCGPCQQRTCPLGHHKCMQELSPDRVFAAVREALSAGSTTASAAPPLARRAA